A single genomic interval of Spinacia oleracea cultivar Varoflay chromosome 6, BTI_SOV_V1, whole genome shotgun sequence harbors:
- the LOC110791023 gene encoding cadmium-induced protein AS8 encodes MIIKGLFRRYERWNPVHPTHGAFWGMGVGIGCGVGWGPGFGPEVIGYVGAGCGIGFSVGVTLAGFGIGLPVYTLNDVPKVLIAPKGNAWDIQSQFWSLQQKANDSFSYLKDLDMFKGTEKFDVKSAISSKRRAISESSRVLKKNISESGKDIKD; translated from the exons ATGATAATAAAAGGGTTGTTCAGGAGGTATGAGAGATGGAATCCTGTGCACCCAACCCACGGAGCCTTTTGGGGAATGGGAGTGGGGATTGGTTGTGGTGTTGGTTGGGGGCCTGGTTTTGGACCTGAGGTGATTGGATATGTTGGTGCCGGATGTGGTATTGGATTTAGTGTTGGTGTTACTCTAGCTGGTTTTGGCATTGGCCTTCCTGTATATACTCTCAATGATGTCCCTAAAG TTTTAATAGCCCCCAAAGGAAATGCTTGGGACATTCAATCGCAGTTTTGGAGTTTGCAACAGAAGGCAAATGACAGCTTTTCGTATTTGAAGGACCTAGATATGTTCAAAGGGACCGAAAAGTTTGATGTAAAAAGTGCAATATCTTCAAAGAGAAGGGCTATTTCTGAAAGTTCCAGAGTATTGAAGAAAAATATTTCCGAATCTGGTAAAG ATATCAAAGACTGA